The following are encoded in a window of Solibacillus sp. FSL R7-0668 genomic DNA:
- a CDS encoding LytTR family DNA-binding domain-containing protein translates to MKIHLVINNEIETTEIHIHAKEYNEQIEQLMKQLQATQSPTMINGYFNQDIHMLKVDEIYSIYAEGPKVYLQTEEQEFEAKKKLYELEAQLAKDFVRVNKSTLINLNKITSIQLATLSSTQALLENGVSIHISRKYIKELKSKLGIGKER, encoded by the coding sequence ATGAAAATTCATTTAGTCATCAATAATGAAATTGAAACAACGGAAATTCATATTCATGCAAAAGAATATAATGAGCAGATTGAACAATTGATGAAGCAATTACAAGCGACTCAATCCCCAACCATGATTAACGGTTATTTCAATCAGGATATCCATATGCTCAAGGTTGACGAAATTTATTCTATCTATGCAGAGGGGCCTAAAGTCTATTTGCAAACGGAGGAGCAAGAGTTTGAAGCGAAGAAAAAGCTATATGAACTAGAGGCACAGCTCGCAAAAGATTTTGTTCGCGTTAATAAATCCACGCTCATCAATCTGAATAAAATTACATCCATTCAATTAGCAACACTGAGCTCTACGCAAGCACTTTTAGAAAATGGTGTGTCCATACATATTAGCCGAAAATACATAAAAGAACTAAAGTCAAAATTAGGGATTGGAAAGGAGCGTTAG
- a CDS encoding heavy metal translocating P-type ATPase — MSTEANNLKEVSIQISGMTCAACSTRIEKGLNKMDGVEQATVNLALEKSTITFDKAKLSEVDFEKKIEALGYGVVKQKSEFDITGMTCAACSTRIEKGLNKMQGISQANVNLALEKATIEFNPSEVSIADIIAKVEKLGYGAHQKKEDKDPVDYREKHIKNQQRKFIISAILSLPLLWTMVAHFSFTSFLYVPDILMNPWVQMILATPVQFIIGKQFYVGAYKSLRNGSANMDVLVVMGTSAAYFYSIYQAIGTAGTNHSPHLYFETSAVLITLIILGKYFEAKAKGRSSEAIKKLMGLQAKTAIVLRDGVEKELPLEEVVIGDMILVKPGEKIPVDGEVIEGTSAVDESMLTGESLPVDKANGDLLYGSTINKNGFIKMKATKVGRDTALAQIIKVVEDAQGTKAPIQRLADKISGVFVPIVIGIAILTFIVWYIWVDPGNFTQALEVLIAVLVIACPCALGLATPTSIMAGSGRAAEFGILFKGGEHLEQTQAIDTVVVDKTGTVTHGKPVLTDVYTANGQDEEQFLSLIGAAEKQSEHPLAEAIVQGIHEKGIKLGDIQFFEAIPGYGVQATISGQGVIIGTRKLMQQYGIDIEAILPTMEQLESDGKTAMLAAINGQYAGLVAVADTIKETSKEAIERLQKMGIHVIMMTGDNQRTAQAIGKEVNVDAVIAEVLPEGKAEEVKKLQQQGKKVAMVGDGINDAPALATANIGMAIGTGTDVAMEAADITLIRGDLNSIADAILMSRKTMRNIKQNLFWAFAYNVIGIPIAAAGFLAPWVAGAAMAFSSVSVVLNALRLQRVKLEK; from the coding sequence ATGAGTACAGAAGCAAATAATTTAAAAGAAGTAAGCATTCAAATATCAGGCATGACTTGTGCAGCCTGCTCGACACGAATTGAAAAAGGTCTGAACAAAATGGACGGTGTTGAACAAGCAACTGTTAACTTAGCGCTTGAAAAATCAACAATCACATTCGATAAAGCCAAGTTAAGCGAGGTCGATTTTGAAAAGAAAATCGAAGCACTCGGCTATGGTGTCGTCAAGCAAAAATCAGAATTCGATATTACAGGTATGACGTGTGCAGCCTGCTCGACTCGCATTGAAAAGGGTTTAAACAAAATGCAGGGGATTTCGCAAGCTAATGTCAATTTGGCGCTTGAAAAGGCAACGATTGAGTTTAACCCTTCAGAGGTATCCATTGCCGATATTATTGCCAAGGTAGAAAAGCTTGGCTATGGTGCACACCAAAAGAAAGAAGATAAAGATCCGGTAGATTACCGTGAAAAGCACATCAAAAATCAGCAGCGTAAATTCATCATTTCAGCGATTTTATCATTACCGTTATTATGGACGATGGTTGCACACTTTTCGTTTACATCGTTTCTATATGTACCAGACATTCTAATGAATCCATGGGTACAAATGATTTTAGCAACACCCGTTCAATTTATTATCGGGAAGCAGTTCTATGTAGGGGCTTATAAGTCACTTCGAAATGGGTCAGCAAATATGGACGTACTTGTTGTAATGGGTACTTCAGCAGCTTATTTCTATAGTATTTATCAAGCAATTGGGACAGCAGGAACAAATCATAGTCCGCATCTTTATTTTGAAACAAGTGCGGTTTTAATTACACTCATTATTTTAGGGAAATATTTTGAAGCAAAAGCAAAAGGACGCTCATCTGAAGCCATTAAAAAATTAATGGGACTCCAAGCGAAAACAGCCATTGTACTTCGTGATGGCGTTGAAAAAGAACTCCCACTTGAAGAAGTCGTGATCGGTGACATGATTTTAGTGAAGCCAGGCGAGAAAATTCCAGTGGATGGTGAAGTTATCGAAGGAACATCAGCTGTTGACGAATCGATGCTAACAGGTGAAAGTTTACCGGTAGATAAAGCAAATGGTGACCTGTTATATGGCTCGACAATTAATAAAAATGGTTTTATTAAAATGAAAGCAACAAAGGTTGGGCGTGATACAGCCTTAGCCCAAATTATTAAAGTAGTAGAAGACGCGCAAGGTACAAAAGCGCCAATTCAACGTTTAGCAGATAAAATCTCGGGAGTATTCGTACCGATTGTTATTGGGATTGCTATTTTAACATTTATCGTTTGGTATATTTGGGTTGATCCGGGGAACTTTACTCAGGCGCTTGAAGTATTAATTGCGGTTTTAGTTATTGCATGTCCATGTGCGTTAGGGTTAGCGACACCGACATCCATTATGGCGGGCTCTGGTCGTGCAGCAGAATTTGGCATTCTCTTTAAAGGTGGAGAGCATTTAGAGCAAACACAAGCAATTGATACAGTTGTTGTGGACAAAACAGGTACGGTAACACATGGTAAACCAGTATTAACGGATGTCTATACGGCAAACGGACAGGATGAGGAGCAATTTTTATCATTAATTGGTGCGGCTGAAAAGCAATCCGAACACCCATTAGCAGAAGCGATTGTGCAAGGTATTCATGAAAAAGGCATTAAACTTGGCGACATTCAATTTTTCGAGGCCATTCCAGGTTATGGGGTACAGGCAACGATTTCTGGTCAAGGCGTCATTATCGGGACGCGCAAATTAATGCAGCAATATGGCATTGATATTGAAGCCATACTTCCAACGATGGAGCAATTAGAAAGCGATGGCAAAACAGCAATGCTTGCGGCGATTAATGGGCAATATGCTGGTTTAGTAGCAGTTGCAGATACAATTAAAGAGACATCAAAAGAAGCGATTGAGCGACTACAAAAAATGGGTATCCACGTCATTATGATGACTGGTGATAACCAACGAACAGCGCAAGCAATCGGTAAAGAAGTCAATGTTGATGCGGTAATCGCTGAGGTACTTCCAGAAGGTAAAGCAGAGGAAGTGAAAAAATTACAGCAGCAAGGGAAAAAGGTGGCGATGGTCGGAGATGGAATTAATGATGCACCGGCACTTGCAACAGCCAATATTGGAATGGCGATTGGAACAGGGACAGACGTTGCCATGGAGGCAGCAGATATTACACTCATTCGAGGCGATTTAAATAGTATTGCCGATGCCATTCTCATGAGCCGTAAAACAATGCGCAATATTAAGCAAAACTTATTCTGGGCATTTGCCTATAATGTGATCGGAATTCCGATTGCCGCAGCAGGATTCCTAGCTCCTTGGGTAGCAGGTGCAGCGATGGCATTTAGTTCGGTATCTGTTGTATTAAACGCATTAAGATTACAACGAGTGAAGCTTGAGAAATAA
- a CDS encoding Dph6-related ATP pyrophosphatase — MMKNIPFVASWSGGKDSALAYYKALSIGMIPKKVLTMFEEEAEISKSHAIPLNVIQAQIARLDVPLLIKPASWSTYETEFIDAMDACRAQGITHGVFGDIDLVEHLNWVQTTCAKSDIVAVHPLWNMPRRSVVEELLEVGFEVWIIVVNTAMMPASYVGKRLTKQLMEELEANGIDSCGENGEFHTIVVDGPIFSSRVPITISSPIEKDNYVFAPVLLQEETEI, encoded by the coding sequence ATGATGAAAAATATTCCCTTCGTTGCTTCTTGGAGTGGCGGAAAAGATTCTGCACTTGCTTATTATAAAGCACTATCAATAGGAATGATTCCTAAAAAAGTGCTAACAATGTTTGAAGAGGAAGCGGAAATTTCCAAGTCACATGCCATTCCTTTGAACGTCATTCAAGCACAAATTGCGCGTTTAGATGTACCGCTCTTGATCAAGCCTGCCAGCTGGAGCACCTACGAAACTGAATTTATCGATGCAATGGATGCCTGTCGTGCACAAGGGATTACGCATGGGGTATTCGGGGATATTGATTTGGTGGAGCACTTAAATTGGGTGCAAACCACTTGTGCCAAATCGGATATTGTTGCCGTTCATCCGCTATGGAATATGCCGCGCCGTTCTGTAGTTGAAGAACTGTTAGAAGTTGGCTTTGAGGTTTGGATTATTGTCGTCAATACAGCGATGATGCCAGCCTCATATGTAGGAAAGCGATTAACAAAACAATTAATGGAGGAGCTCGAAGCAAACGGCATTGATTCATGCGGCGAAAATGGGGAATTTCACACCATTGTTGTCGATGGCCCGATTTTCTCCTCGCGTGTTCCAATTACAATTTCTTCCCCTATAGAAAAAGACAATTATGTATTTGCTCCGGTCCTTCTACAAGAGGAAACGGAAATTTAA
- a CDS encoding 2OG-Fe(II) oxygenase: MKLVPENKEQTIFDHVGNKIMTDREIAVVTRFEEPLIVVLDNVLSDDECDELIRMSKDKLNRSKIGATREVNDQRTSSGMFFEDSENDLIATIEKRISTIMNIPIEHGEGLQILQYEPGQEYKAHFDFFSSTSKLASNNRISTLVMYLNDVEQGGETYFPKLNLSVTPKKGMAVYFEYFYTDQNLNELTLHGGAPVIAGEKWVATQWMRKQKVR; encoded by the coding sequence ATGAAGTTGGTACCAGAAAATAAAGAGCAAACAATTTTTGACCATGTAGGAAATAAAATCATGACAGATAGAGAGATTGCGGTTGTCACGCGATTTGAAGAACCATTGATTGTGGTATTAGACAATGTATTAAGTGATGACGAATGCGATGAACTCATTCGCATGTCTAAAGATAAATTGAATCGTTCGAAAATTGGGGCTACCCGTGAAGTGAATGATCAACGAACAAGTAGTGGCATGTTTTTTGAAGATAGTGAAAATGACTTGATTGCTACAATTGAAAAACGCATCTCCACGATTATGAATATTCCGATTGAACACGGTGAAGGTCTTCAAATCCTTCAATATGAGCCGGGTCAAGAATATAAAGCTCATTTTGATTTCTTTTCATCAACGAGTAAATTAGCAAGCAATAATCGAATCAGTACACTTGTGATGTATTTAAATGACGTCGAGCAAGGTGGCGAAACCTATTTTCCAAAACTAAATTTATCCGTAACCCCAAAAAAGGGGATGGCGGTATATTTTGAGTATTTCTATACAGACCAAAATCTAAACGAACTAACATTACACGGTGGTGCTCCTGTTATTGCCGGCGAAAAATGGGTAGCGACACAGTGGATGAGAAAGCAGAAGGTGCGCTAA
- a CDS encoding YceG family protein: MMRFKPHDFMDNTKTWEEIISTKLHTRPIFLETNGELQYTRVAKQILGIYDSEYDMQEYLYRLTTKEIGWTLLFHNMPKIIDPQMRTDIVNILQMHRESPISINRFMAFFAGKQLLPLMNTPYRNHFVNTLQSWLEFLQIRYPGLKSNQLQRIFLDFVKWSNHYFPQWLEQASFESAMPRVLWYGPAKESEVYFLYFLYLFGCDLVVFEPDGENIFEPFGITDILTEVFENKGTVFDFPFDKPMRVQTITSRASEQVNEHLYNHSALNYPWKYAEHETRTRLLNTTYDELFILSDAHLYLRDGFEEEEGIVYLPVLFAKIEGVSLDQADYARKIRKLYERKMTYVATSFPLLPLHKSNMQFHMRDASTNGKLDVEKIMQLSIWPCKNMPIGAQRNMANTMIRLIEGDYIKPLPQQTKAEQAQYLFGQLMLIPEELIRLYQQFDYSYLNPMIFIFKEEGSGQMQRQDAVLLLFASMLGFDVVICSPGASRSIEHYITEQLLHTHRLEKISFDETLNKTLNAPIVKEAIERKLDIKTLFDRISKKLK, from the coding sequence ATGATGCGATTTAAGCCACATGATTTTATGGACAATACAAAAACATGGGAAGAAATCATTTCGACAAAATTACATACAAGACCAATTTTTTTAGAAACGAATGGGGAATTACAATATACACGTGTTGCAAAGCAAATTTTAGGAATTTACGATAGTGAGTATGATATGCAGGAGTATTTATATCGTCTAACTACTAAAGAAATTGGGTGGACGCTACTTTTTCATAATATGCCGAAAATAATTGATCCCCAAATGCGCACGGATATTGTTAATATTTTGCAAATGCACCGTGAAAGTCCGATTTCGATTAATCGTTTTATGGCGTTTTTTGCAGGGAAACAGTTACTGCCATTGATGAACACGCCATATCGAAATCATTTTGTGAATACGTTGCAAAGCTGGCTAGAATTTCTGCAAATTCGTTATCCGGGTCTTAAGAGTAATCAGCTACAGCGAATCTTTTTAGACTTTGTAAAATGGTCGAATCATTATTTTCCACAATGGCTGGAGCAAGCAAGTTTTGAGTCTGCGATGCCGCGCGTACTGTGGTATGGTCCGGCGAAGGAAAGTGAAGTGTATTTTTTATACTTCTTATACTTATTTGGCTGTGACCTTGTCGTATTTGAGCCGGATGGTGAAAATATTTTTGAGCCCTTTGGCATTACGGATATTTTAACAGAAGTGTTTGAGAATAAAGGAACGGTTTTCGATTTTCCATTTGATAAGCCAATGCGCGTGCAAACGATTACTTCGCGCGCATCAGAGCAAGTAAATGAGCATTTGTACAATCATTCAGCATTGAATTATCCGTGGAAATACGCAGAGCATGAAACGCGAACACGACTATTAAATACAACGTATGATGAATTATTCATTTTGTCGGATGCTCATTTGTATTTACGAGATGGTTTTGAAGAAGAGGAAGGCATTGTTTATTTACCCGTGCTATTTGCGAAAATAGAAGGGGTATCGCTGGATCAGGCGGATTATGCACGTAAAATCCGTAAGCTATATGAGCGAAAAATGACTTATGTGGCAACTTCTTTCCCGCTGCTTCCGCTACATAAAAGCAATATGCAGTTTCATATGCGCGATGCGAGCACGAATGGGAAATTAGATGTAGAAAAAATCATGCAATTATCAATATGGCCGTGCAAAAATATGCCAATTGGGGCACAGCGCAATATGGCCAATACAATGATTCGGTTAATTGAAGGCGACTATATTAAACCATTACCGCAGCAAACGAAAGCAGAGCAAGCACAATATTTATTTGGGCAACTGATGCTCATCCCTGAAGAATTGATTCGGCTGTATCAGCAATTTGACTATAGTTATTTGAACCCGATGATCTTTATTTTTAAAGAAGAAGGAAGCGGACAAATGCAACGTCAAGATGCCGTGCTGTTATTGTTTGCGAGCATGCTAGGGTTTGATGTTGTCATTTGTAGCCCAGGTGCTTCGCGTAGTATTGAGCACTATATTACCGAGCAGCTGCTTCATACACATCGTCTCGAAAAAATAAGCTTTGATGAAACACTGAACAAAACGCTAAACGCCCCTATAGTAAAAGAAGCAATAGAACGGAAACTAGACATAAAAACATTATTCGACCGTATTTCAAAAAAATTGAAGTAA
- a CDS encoding TerD family protein, whose product MTVNLQKGQRVDLTKGNAGLNKIRVGLGWDPVQQKSSGGLFGGLFGGGGSKAANVDCDASVILLKDDRLSGKQDVIYFGNLSGANGAVTHSGDNLTGAGEGDDEQVVIELKSIPAEYNRLIFVVNIYQAAERQQHFGMIHNAFIRVVDVSTNEQLLKYNLSDDYSGQTTLITGEIYRHENDWKFAAIGTGTKDNSLSEVIKKYQA is encoded by the coding sequence ATGACAGTTAATTTACAAAAGGGTCAACGAGTTGATTTGACAAAAGGCAATGCAGGATTAAATAAAATTAGAGTAGGGCTAGGCTGGGATCCCGTTCAACAAAAGTCGAGCGGTGGATTATTCGGTGGTCTATTTGGAGGGGGTGGCTCAAAAGCGGCGAATGTTGACTGTGACGCTTCCGTGATTCTCTTAAAAGATGACCGATTATCAGGTAAGCAGGATGTTATCTATTTTGGAAATTTAAGCGGGGCAAACGGGGCAGTTACCCATTCAGGCGATAACTTAACAGGTGCTGGTGAAGGGGACGACGAACAAGTTGTCATTGAGTTAAAGTCGATTCCAGCAGAGTATAATCGTTTAATTTTCGTTGTGAATATTTACCAAGCTGCAGAACGTCAGCAGCATTTTGGTATGATTCACAATGCCTTTATTCGTGTGGTGGATGTGTCAACGAATGAGCAATTATTAAAATATAATTTATCTGATGATTATTCAGGTCAAACAACATTAATTACAGGCGAAATTTATCGACATGAAAATGATTGGAAATTCGCTGCAATTGGTACAGGCACAAAGGATAATTCATTAAGTGAAGTTATTAAAAAATATCAAGCATAA
- a CDS encoding TerD family protein translates to MVVSLAKGQKVDLTKSNPGLTKVNVGLGWDTNKYDGGKDFDLDASIFLLEGNGKVSGPEGFVFYNNTTGANGAVVHSGDNLTGAGTGDDEVVYVDLQAVPANIEKISFAVTIHDGEARGQNFGMVSNAFIRVFNESAELIRYDLGEDFSIETALVVGELYRHNGEWKFAAIGSGYQGGLAALCNDFGLQVG, encoded by the coding sequence ATGGTCGTTTCATTAGCAAAAGGTCAAAAAGTAGATTTAACAAAGTCAAACCCAGGATTAACAAAGGTAAATGTTGGTTTAGGCTGGGATACGAATAAATATGATGGCGGAAAAGATTTCGATTTAGATGCTTCAATTTTCTTATTAGAAGGAAATGGTAAGGTATCAGGTCCAGAAGGTTTTGTCTTTTACAATAATACAACAGGAGCGAATGGCGCGGTTGTTCATTCAGGCGACAATTTAACAGGTGCTGGAACTGGTGACGATGAGGTTGTTTATGTTGACTTACAGGCAGTGCCAGCCAACATCGAAAAAATTTCATTTGCTGTTACGATTCATGATGGTGAAGCCCGCGGTCAAAACTTCGGCATGGTTTCAAATGCATTTATTCGTGTATTCAACGAATCAGCAGAATTAATCCGCTATGATTTAGGAGAAGATTTCTCAATCGAAACAGCGCTTGTTGTTGGCGAATTATACCGTCACAACGGTGAGTGGAAATTCGCCGCAATTGGCTCTGGCTACCAAGGCGGCTTAGCGGCATTATGTAATGATTTTGGTTTACAAGTAGGGTAA
- a CDS encoding DUF3841 domain-containing protein, which yields MATENKKLTTYWTIQTKAKWDQAQKLGYLVGDFSFIDEDYKEPYHWMMAQMKKRIPHYGGEYPVWLWTERPDLRESGYLERGEQGVLLMVELHFNTVLLSDFQAWHMVLNNSYMSLEEEDDEVYNLEEIRKSWELIFELNQLKASEMWGEPHHLQGVTGKIKTGQIDVMKEFKAR from the coding sequence ATGGCTACAGAAAATAAAAAGCTGACAACCTATTGGACAATCCAAACGAAAGCGAAGTGGGATCAAGCGCAAAAATTAGGCTATTTGGTAGGGGATTTTTCCTTTATTGATGAGGATTATAAGGAACCCTATCACTGGATGATGGCGCAAATGAAAAAACGGATTCCACATTATGGAGGGGAATATCCTGTTTGGCTATGGACAGAACGACCTGATTTGCGAGAGTCTGGTTATTTAGAAAGGGGCGAGCAAGGGGTTCTTTTAATGGTCGAGCTGCATTTCAATACTGTTTTGTTGAGTGACTTTCAAGCATGGCATATGGTGTTAAATAATAGCTATATGAGCTTGGAGGAGGAAGATGATGAAGTCTATAATTTGGAGGAAATTCGAAAAAGTTGGGAGCTAATCTTTGAGCTGAATCAATTGAAGGCTTCTGAAATGTGGGGGGAGCCGCATCATTTACAAGGAGTAACAGGAAAAATAAAGACAGGTCAAATCGATGTGATGAAGGAATTCAAAGCAAGATAG
- a CDS encoding aminotransferase-like domain-containing protein, translated as MTWKPDKQLSVTLHTQIVDWFTAQITSGDFTPGMKCPPQRVLALQFEVNRSTINTAIEELKARGLLETRIGAGTFITENPWQPMLTHPKWNQHIEASVHKPNIDTIQLINDYEQRLDMIRIGTGELSPELLPTAQLEHSLQKIVLQSRAIGYSEPQGSKSLRESLCIHLKKRGIETTPRNILIVSGALQALQLIALGLLEKGSVVFHHKASYLNSIHPFQSAGMQMVTVKPHKQLKQILQMAKRNRQSLYYAIPTLDNPTGRNWSTEEKTTVYEACKELSIPIIEDDVYYELLFEQTEEQPLKALDQNGQVLSIGSVSKTLSPGLRIGWIVAPEAVIKHLADIKMQTDYGSSAFSQEIVTYWLTSGLYEQHLVQLRNQLKQRAKFVEDLLEQYVQDIASWEQPKGGFYIWLRFDKPVINKALFLELLQHKVLINPGYIYQPNDFHHLRFSYAYATFEQLEEGIKILTTLVQSKLTHSDEKNG; from the coding sequence ATGACTTGGAAACCAGACAAACAGCTATCAGTAACATTACATACGCAAATTGTCGATTGGTTCACCGCACAAATTACAAGTGGCGATTTCACTCCAGGGATGAAATGTCCACCGCAGCGTGTATTAGCGCTACAATTTGAGGTGAATCGCAGTACCATTAATACCGCTATAGAGGAGTTAAAGGCAAGAGGGCTCCTTGAAACTCGAATTGGTGCGGGAACATTTATTACAGAAAATCCATGGCAGCCGATGCTCACACATCCAAAATGGAATCAACATATCGAAGCAAGTGTACATAAACCAAATATTGATACGATTCAGCTCATTAATGACTATGAACAACGACTGGATATGATTCGTATCGGTACAGGTGAGCTGTCGCCCGAGCTATTACCGACAGCTCAGCTCGAACATTCATTACAAAAAATTGTTTTACAATCTAGAGCCATTGGTTACTCAGAGCCTCAGGGAAGTAAATCCTTGCGCGAAAGCTTATGTATTCACTTGAAAAAACGCGGCATTGAGACAACACCACGTAATATTTTAATTGTTTCTGGCGCACTACAAGCCCTTCAATTAATTGCGCTTGGATTATTAGAAAAGGGTTCGGTCGTTTTTCATCATAAGGCTTCGTATTTAAACTCGATTCATCCGTTCCAGTCTGCTGGGATGCAAATGGTTACAGTGAAGCCTCACAAGCAATTAAAACAAATTTTACAAATGGCAAAGAGAAATCGCCAAAGTCTTTATTACGCCATTCCTACGCTTGATAATCCAACAGGCCGAAACTGGTCTACGGAAGAAAAAACAACGGTATACGAGGCATGTAAGGAGCTATCGATTCCTATTATTGAAGACGATGTGTATTACGAATTACTTTTTGAACAGACCGAGGAACAGCCATTAAAGGCACTGGATCAAAATGGGCAAGTTTTATCGATTGGCAGCGTTTCAAAAACACTAAGCCCCGGACTACGCATTGGCTGGATTGTTGCCCCTGAAGCAGTAATTAAGCATTTAGCAGATATAAAAATGCAAACGGATTATGGTTCTAGCGCATTCTCCCAAGAGATTGTGACCTATTGGCTGACATCTGGCTTGTATGAACAGCATCTAGTGCAGCTTCGTAATCAATTAAAGCAGCGCGCAAAATTTGTTGAAGACTTACTCGAACAATACGTACAAGACATCGCTAGTTGGGAACAGCCAAAAGGTGGCTTTTATATATGGCTCCGATTCGATAAACCTGTAATAAACAAGGCACTTTTTTTAGAATTACTGCAGCATAAAGTGCTTATCAATCCAGGCTATATTTATCAGCCAAATGATTTTCATCATCTCCGTTTTTCTTATGCCTATGCAACCTTCGAACAGCTAGAAGAAGGCATAAAGATTTTAACAACGCTAGTCCAGTCAAAACTAACGCATAGCGATGAAAAAAACGGATGA
- a CDS encoding LysE/ArgO family amino acid transporter, producing the protein MEVVLHGVILAFGLILPLGVQNVFIFSQGATQPSLVRALPATLTAAICDSVLILLAVYGLSLVILQYEGLRMMLMVAGILFLLYMSYSIWRATPTEANVANALPMKKQILFALTVSLLNPHAILDIVGVIGTSALKYSGYELVLFTVACIAVSWLWFFALMIAGSRIKKFGNQLVIMTVFNKFSAIFILGMAIYLAIGLM; encoded by the coding sequence ATGGAAGTAGTTTTACATGGTGTGATTTTAGCGTTTGGTTTAATTTTACCTTTAGGCGTGCAGAACGTCTTTATTTTTTCACAGGGGGCAACACAGCCGAGTCTTGTAAGGGCATTGCCGGCTACATTAACGGCTGCTATTTGTGATTCCGTACTTATTTTACTTGCGGTGTATGGATTATCGCTCGTTATTTTACAGTATGAGGGACTTCGCATGATGCTAATGGTAGCGGGGATTCTATTTTTGCTATATATGAGCTATTCGATTTGGCGAGCTACGCCGACAGAAGCAAATGTAGCGAATGCACTGCCGATGAAGAAGCAAATTTTATTTGCCTTAACAGTGTCGCTACTCAATCCACATGCAATATTAGATATTGTCGGAGTGATTGGTACAAGTGCTTTAAAATATAGTGGCTACGAGCTGGTGTTATTTACTGTAGCCTGTATTGCTGTGTCGTGGCTTTGGTTTTTCGCGCTAATGATTGCCGGCTCTCGTATAAAAAAATTCGGCAATCAATTGGTTATTATGACCGTTTTTAATAAGTTTTCAGCGATTTTTATTTTGGGGATGGCAATTTATTTAGCGATTGGGCTTATGTAA